From the Arctopsyche grandis isolate Sample6627 chromosome 2, ASM5162203v2, whole genome shotgun sequence genome, the window ttggccaaaatacaaaacaaattaacataTTCAAAGATAACTTAAAAATGTAGGGAAAATGACAACATGCACATTGTATGaaacataataattatataacaaaTTGGTTTGccccaaaattaaataaatgatgtattcaataattactttaaaatacaaGGGAatgatttaatacatattaaataaattagcaatTTTTGCAACTTCTGCCACCGTGACAGACAGAATTGCAGACAAATTGACTGCGGTAACAGGCACATCTTCGCTGTATTTTTATACAGTGTATGTATAAGTTATAAGTAAGTAtagttattcaaaaatatatttaataaatcataatttttccaaacttatgtttaaatttcattaaaatacataatatgtataatattaagagGATTGGATTACTTCAAAAAGAGCGATTGAAGTGGCAAAAGAGTTACATACTTAACATTTTCTTTAACTTTGCGGCTCAATAAATTTTACTGTAAAATATGTAGTTGATAATTACACAAAAATACAATGGAACTGACTGTGTTCATACACAGTAGATAATTTTAcatgatataaattaacattaaaaattttaacaatttttgcaACTCTTTCCACCGTCACAGATAGAATTTGCTTTGTTCACTTCTTAATATCTCGATCTTCCATTGACCAGCATAAAATTCGGCCATATAGATCATAATTCTCTGCTATTAATTCTCttacattaaatttcaattataattgatagtACATCATTTCTAATGACCATtactttttatcattaattctttacactttaacaactcctgtgaaatgcaccaaatttaaagtatttatttaatgcaaaaCAGTGcaaatgaattatattttatattagtatttgaatatgacgggctgaaaaccagatagtacaagtgacatttttaaaaaaagctggtttaagtgctaaaataatagcatttcatatatgctatttatcacttgtaccagtctggttttcagcccgtcgtatgtcaattcgaaatatattaatttaataaatcatattttttccaaagtaatatcattataatactctaatatataattaatgtgATACCGTTTAATGTTTCCGGTATTTTCTCGTTCGTTCAAAATTCCCATTTTTGCCCATCTCTATAGTATCTATATATTGATCTGCATAGTTTCAGCTCGCTCAAAAAGTATATTACGTTGATTGATTTCAGCTACATCAACTATTCCAACATCGCCGCAAAATTAGTGAGGCGAGTTCTGAAACCGGAATTTCGCACGGATGCAGCTCGCCGGGACGACTCTCACATCAGATTCACGAAATGGGCTGAAGGAAAGCCAATCAGTAATGAAACACACTTGTCATTTATCATATACACACAAGATATACTTTgagattattaacaaaataaaatgctatatattttcaggtgaaaaataatttatagtgTGTCAAAAGTAAATAAGTAAGTCGATAGAAAAGGTGGTATTGAGTGCAAACTTTTCGATAGTGTAATCATTTATTAACACATCTTGTAATGATAAATGAAAACTAATATTttgtaatgtttgtatgtatatatgacatGATCGAATAATTAACATATATAAGTATGGACTTTTTAGAAGCGTTTACCCAAACTAGACTCCCCAAAACTGGTGCGGCGCACTCCTCTGACCTTGCGGGACTTTAAAATAGAGCCCGTTATGCATGGTACAGCGTTCCGAGTTCTGGTAGCCGTTTTTTGAAGAATGGAGTGCTACCCCTTTTAAAAAATGACTAACAATTTGTAtgttggattatatttttagtgttttaaGCAAACTGTTGGCGTGACTCTTGCATTGTTTGGAtagatttttgaatttgaattagaAATATCAACGGTACCAAAAGATATGCTACTGACTAACTATAATAATTCACGATTTTGTAAATGTTGAGGCCCAAAGAAAacgttttcaaattgaaaagtgATAATTCGTCACTATGGTGAGCTGGATAGGTTTCATAAGTGAGCGCAAAACTTGTAAGACTTagcattgtataatatttatatattaattctacGGTATTTATTGGTCATATAGGTGGATCCGAGCATTGGGTATACACACTGACATACAATTACACGGCAGTTACATGAACGACCTGTAGGTGTCGCAAACAGTTGAAGTAAAGTGATAGTATGCTAGTGGAGATTGAACAATATCGATGAAACtcgaaaatacattttaattatatattttatgattgaGGGAGATTTCATCTGTAATAAGGCAATACTGATCTCcaccagtatgtatgtatgtgtaattcaaataatatgtaggtatgtataaaaAGATTATTTGGAAAATGcgttttcgatctttcgatgtATAGTCTCACTGGTTGCATATTGTCACTACCAAAACTGTTTGCGCCACCTAGAGGCCATTCATGTAACTGccgtgtatttgtttgtgttgGTGtaaatcagtggcggctcgtccatatgggctacggggccgcccaccttgatgctctccgcctcttggagagcatcgtggaagatggattcggtgtaggtgttaaaaagagtaggtgataggatgcatccttgcctgacgccccgttctataagaatctcatcagtgaattgattatcgacacgtactactgcagtctgattccaataaatatttcgtagcaatctgacatctctgtcatccaggccaatattttttaatgtttccatcaggcgagcgtgttggacacggtcaaaggccttttcaaagtctataaagcagatgtacacaggtttacggacttctctgcatctttggggtagtgttttcatacagaaaagggcctctcgggtacccaagccttgtctgaacccaaactgctctctgctaatcacctcaattgaatatatattataatatatagatgacatatagaaaatgttttacagtgcaacaaagataaacaaataatgttaccgacgatttatttatgtagatgagatgtaacatgttcattataaaatgacgaattcacttttagataccgtccatattaaagatgaagccgatggcataatcatcgttcttgtacaaacatgcagaatGAATCTCTGGCAACGTCCCATTGGCTCCGAAGCTCAGAAACGAAAACGAccttcttttttttacatataattactattgtaacaagtgaacataaataaaggatcctcttactaacacaatcagtgttttcgTAGACCTCCCCGCGGTACATTTACCGCGGTGAATtgagattaaattttgattaggcattcgaactgtcaaagtgaaatgaccgcaaaagcgattgccaaCCTTCTCGGATGCGAGCGATGCGAACGTCAAATGGGCTGACAGATGCCCGcgaactcctcgcgaagaccacaaacaacggccacggccacgagggcctttggctcgaacaaatgtctagtcgataataataaaaatttcgtaaataaaaagtatttgagaatatttttgtttgtgtgaccaattttaaatttttgggtgtgaccagttatagcgtgtgaccagttttcttgtgaccagttttagcgtgtgaccagttttagcgtgtgactagttttagcgtgacggatgatcacgagtgaccgatctagatcgaccagttgtcctgtgacaggttcacatttgacttgCAGTCCGTTTACCGTGAAATCCACTTCTTTTCGTGTGTGAATAATTTGGTGTGATATCATATCTGATATGGCCACATTTATCTGTCACTTTTTGTATGGAAACCGAAAGTTCGATGATAGAGTTGATTTCTACATTTATTTGACAACCCAATGcggttatattgtatatttgggTTAAGGATAGATGTCactacaatattaaataaaaatatcattaacttttacaataaatttattagaaatCATGCGTAATAGATCGCACGCCCAAAGGCATCAATTTTCTCAGTTagtcgttatttttttaaatgaattctaTAAAATCCAGTTTAAGAGATATATTGATTGATAAATGCATTTGGGcttgattttattaatatttttttatttttaatacttaaatactttatatttttttcataaacctTTTGATGGCttctccataaggcggcgccccataagactgcgccccataagacagcgccccataaggctacgccccatgaggctgcgcccccctgcgcccccttcggggccccatggggctactccccatgaggctgcgccccctttggggccccatggggctgcgccccatgaggctgcgcccccttgcgcccccttcggggccccatgtggctaagctccataaggcggcgccccataaggcggcgccccataaggcggcgccccataaggctgcgcccctaaggctgcgccccataagacagcgccccataaggctgcgccccataaggttgcgccccataaggctgcggccgataaggctgtgccccataaagctgcgcccccttttgagccccatggggctgcgccccatgaggctgcgccctccgggcccccttcggggccccacggggctgcgccccttgtggcgcccctggcggggccccatgaagctactcgccttgcgcccccgcgggggtgaatccattgaaacgaaaaaaacaaatcggcgcccatggatcgaaaaaaaaaaaatcgaatcacgtgttcgatgacgtcaccgatctacggacgacgacgacgacgacgacgacgatgaccaaggatacatacaaagtctctttccaaattatagattagatttggGTTAAGGATAGATGTCactacaatattaaataaaaatatcattaacttttacaataaatttattagaaatCGTGCGTAATAGATCGCACGCCCAAAGGCATCAATTTTCTCAGTTagtcgttatttttttaaatgaattctaTAAAATCCAGTTTAAGAGATATATTGATTGATAATTGCAGTTGGGcttgattttattaatatttttttatttttaatacttaaatactttatatttttttcataaacctTTTGATGGCTTCTCTTCGTCATTAATAATTCTTTGGCACGATTTTACGTTCATTTAATAAATGCAATAGCACACGAGGATAAAAACTCTGTCCTAAACTCCTAGTGTTTGAAAGACGTATTTCGAATTACGATTTACGTCGTATGATTTTAGCGTTGGCTGTTTTGATGTGTCAATTTGACAGTTGCTTTGAAATATCTGTTTGACGTTAAATTTCAAAGCCATTTTTCAACCATGGCTAGCACTACGATTCAGCTTTTACACACCCCAAAAacttcacaaaaaaatattaaaatgatatatatGTCCTAAAAGATTTGTTTGCTTTCTGTTTCTAAACAAACAAAACTTGGTAAACTTTCGAAGAATATCTGATTTCACCGCGCTTCAAAACCATCTTTTCGGATTAAATTCGTATTTTTgcaataataatgttttaaagCGTTTTCTCAATGAAGCTAATCTGTCCAAATTTCCAGGAAATTGAAGGCATCGACGATTATTGGGGTCCATTTCTATTTCGAGTTTCAAGTACGGCTATTAGCCTGTATCTAATGTATGTAGTAGACACAAATATACGTACACTTGATCGTTTTATAGAAAAACGATATGGTAAGATCCGCCCCAGAGTATACTGTATATGGTCACTACCGTAGGATACAATGCTATCCACAGACAAGATAATGTTGGTGCTAACGAGGACTCTGGGGTACCAATATCGGGAACTGCAATAAAAGATGAGCCTCCTAAATATGATGCGTTTTCTACACATAGTCGCCCGATGAAAGGTACGTGtagtgatttatgtacatattatatgtacgtatatactaaAGTCAAATTGTATAATTGAGTCTTTAAAATTGATTCATTTCAGGCTGTCTCGAACAATAGAAAGCAGTGTTCCTTCAAGATTTGATGGATTTGCTGAAAAACGAAATGGTCGTGAATAATAATAGAGCGGGACCAATATGTGTATTgggttaatttttcaattgtattaaatcgtctttcatatgtacattgctGTTATATTATGAGTCTCGCTGATATGTCTGTCATTGTTTAAAATAACTTATTGAGAAGAAAATATCACCATTTGGAATTTCGTCATGTTCgatattaacaaaatattttcacatcATCATTTTAGTCACGCCATAATTACTTATTGATGTTTTCTTTACTTgtattttcatagtttttaagtaccaaagaatactttccgTACGACTTTACCTGCTGCTGCTGCCGCCgatacgtgccgactaggtatgaacagacctttaactgTTGAATTTGGCGTGAtattatggatatatgtataatgaaccaTACTTACAGTTTATTGTgaatgtttgatatttactgACACAATTGGTTGTTCCGACTGCATTCTGCAAAAgattgaatttcaatattttgtcagAGTAGACCTCTCGAATCGATCAGTTCATCAacactttcatacatacatatatatctactataaaaatgattgcaaaatatataattaacacaatattttattttcttgtatCATCATACACATTCAtaccatattattattttatcataataattcagtataaaataaaaaacacaaatagttgtataaatttatattcactAAAAAGTTTCAGtgaataagcaataaaataattgtgtgataaaaaatatatatatcatttaCATTTCATTATAAGAATAAACatcgaaaaatatgtacatttttgtcTATTACGTTTTCTATTACaacatacaaaattaaaatgcttagtaaaaattttagtttcaattaaacaaaaagatttttaatctagtattaaaatttactgttggcctttttatatggattttcatttcaaagtaacattgaaaaggggtaaatttgaaatgaaaaagggtcaatttggaatgaaaaaaccTGTATCGTAGCTATGTAGttgattttttcaaaatcaaagaaatttctGAACATTTTAAAGACTTAAAAATACAAGGAAtgattaattacattttaaatatatttaaaatttttgcaacTTCTGCTTCTGTGACAATTGAGAAATCCATTTTTGGGCAGTCTGCTTGAACCTAAAAGAACAGATTTGGCATGAATCGCTTGGATTAAATGAAACTGATTAAATGTCGATAGGATCTATATTTTCGACAGAATAATCCATAATGGTTACATTATTTTCTTTCGGTTCATCGATAGACGACGCGATTCCATATTTCTTCAATAGATCATCGGGTCCAGTTAGAGCAGCAACGGGAATTAAATTAGTGTTCATCATTTCATCTTTCGGTTCATCGCTAGACGACGCGATTCCATATTTCTTCAATTGATCATCGGGTCCAGTTAGAGCAGCAACGGGAATTAAATTAGTGTTCATCATTTCATCTTTCGGTTCATCGCTAGACGACGCGATTCCATATTTCTTCGATAGATCATCGGGTCCAGTTAGAGCAGCAACGGGAATTAAATTAGTGTTCATCATTTCATCTTTCGGTTCATCGCTAGACGACGCAATTCCATATTTCTTCAATAGATCATCGGGTCCCGTTCGATCATCAACGGGAATTAAATAAGTTTTCATCATTTCCACTGGAATAGGTTCGATGGTGAAGTCTGCCAACGAATACTTGAACTCTTTGTTATCATGCGATTCCATGTGCATAAACAACAAGCATCGATTCGTGAATAGTAGTTTGGCGTTGCATTGCTTGCAAAAGAGCGTTATTTTTGCACTCGGCCGATTTATATGACGTTCGTAACTTGATTTCAAGGCGAATCTGAAATAAAATGAGTTATTATaataaaggttttttttttttatttcgaatgtTGCAATGTTTTTTTGATTAACCTATCATTACAACTTGCACACGGGTACGTTGTGTCAGATGTTGGAGAGCATGTATACGTTTGTGAAGGCTTTCTAAATATGAGGTTCTTTACCATGTCCTCCATATTGTCTGGAAAAATACAATAACTAAATTAAGTATAATTCATATAAGTTTGATTCTACATATGTCCATACAAACAACTAACAATCccactgtgaatgatgatagGATAAATGAGTGGAGAGCAAATGAACGGTGACTATCCGAAAGTAAGTGCGCGTTCTTCAACCTGTCACTGCGGCGTAGAAGAGGTCAGAAAGTGCGGGATGCACATAACCGGTAGGATGGTGGGCATAAGCTTTCGAATGCGTGCGCATATCAATAAATTGCGTATCACAGTGAAAAGCATAATTCAATgtgttttcaattataaaatgtcatgtcATGTATTGAattctataattatataaaagggcaGCTCCAAAATACGAAAATGTCGGAAAAGTATGATTTCGCAAAAAAGAGCGACGAcattttaaggtctgttcatacttaacagcactgcacgactccgtttcaaatatgtcattttattacatttctattcatatctacctacacgtcgcggtcacgtcacgtttacaaaagctcaaaaacctatttacaattcttcttcttcttgttaatgccttgtccgcatccggacgttggcgaccacctcgtcgattatttgaatatatccgcatcggtcttcagcggctcggaacaccccttcggcgctcatatcggtccacatgcgcaggtttcgaagccaagataactttttcctgccaatccatttttttccttctattttccccatggttatcaaacggataaattcgtattttggaccccgtatcatgtgtccgaggtactccatctttctacgcttgatgacagaaacaagttccctgcctctccccatcatgccgaggacagcttcgtttgatatctttttggtccacggaatcttcagcatacgcctatagacccacatctcaaaagcttcaatgcggctgatcatcttggttttcagagtccacgtctcacatccgtgtagtaatactgtccagacgtagctcttcgcgaatctcaaccgcgtatgaagattgagatgcttgttt encodes:
- the LOC143922720 gene encoding uncharacterized protein LOC143922720 translates to MEDMVKNLIFRKPSQTYTCSPTSDTTYPCASCNDRFALKSSYERHINRPSAKITLFCKQCNAKLLFTNRCLLFMHMESHDNKEFKYSLADFTIEPIPVEMMKTYLIPVDDRTGPDDLLKKYGIASSSDEPKDEMMNTNLIPVAALTGPDDLSKKYGIASSSDEPKDEMMNTNLIPVAALTGPDDQLKKYGIASSSDEPKDEMMNTNLIPVAALTGPDDLLKKYGIASSIDEPKENNVQADCPKMDFSIVTEAEVAKILNIFKM